One part of the Glycine soja cultivar W05 chromosome 11, ASM419377v2, whole genome shotgun sequence genome encodes these proteins:
- the LOC114374788 gene encoding telomere repeat-binding protein 5-like isoform X1 yields the protein MVLQKRLEYGFNGYQAPAMPRASRSTRRRAKFRRAEDNQKCAFDLLATVAGKLLQERENPTMSSDTSLEKDQCGFVKECQDANKPSKSEISDEGSCDNSGFSRLSSQTNKKNCGLKEFTHLAIDGDVGIASIVTSSSCLERFIAEKMVDSNSHFKVENVTSKVNLDFSDYPKDSDFKLDGDTSKGKDELHKFEKVPIGSGIDMCNFEDPLDVNPPALISLGGNAKLSGYNDRIPCSLLSKSRDNVPVVSRDDDENSSGCTHPINTETKSFRPKTCIGKRMASNFQKVAEKTKNYALSNNDGDWKRTYLSKRNCNKHQSSQMNIPFKKRKLFNYRSVANSNGLIRRGGIYYSPENCMNQDGCDSPPGMHKVQIFHADPGMSSLEACQHQTLRSIGSHVNLRIKSFRVPELFIEVPETATIGSLKRTVMDAVTAVLGGELHIGVFLQGKQVKDDSKTLLQTGISHHNELDALGFTLEPNSSQSLPIVCASHSPRPKADITEPVIRYPSSPAVIHQRIQGNSDMLPEHQVTSLGRHFESDHDSAPSPVNVSVDKNMKDSKELVTVPEMDEELAMVPVHQKPKRSEIVQRRIRRPFSVDEVEALVQAVEKLGTGRWRDVKLCAFDNANHRTYVDLKDKWKTLVHTARISPQQRRGEPVPQELLDRVLVAHAYWSQQQTKSQHKHHPETETVFSF from the exons ATGGTATTGCAGAAAAGGTTAGAGTACGGATTTAATGGCTATCAGGCTCCGGCCATGCCGCGAGCTTCCCGATCAACTAGG AGGAGGGCTAAATTTCGAAGAGCAGAAGACAATCAAAAGTGTGCATTTGACTTATTGGCCACCGTAGCTGGTAAACTATTGCAAGAGAGAGAGAATCCAACCATGTCTAGTGATACATCATTAGAAAAGGATCAGTGTGGATTTGTCAAAGAGTGCCAAGATGCAAATAAaccatccaaatctgagatttCTGATGAAGGAAGTTGTGACAACAGTGGTTTCTCTCGTCTTTcttcacaaacaaacaaaaaaaattgcggTTTGAAAGAATTCACACATCTTGCAATTGATGGTGATGTAGGGATTGCTTCTATAGTGACAAGTTCTAGTTGCTTAGAGAGGTTCATTGCAGAGAAAATGGTGGATAGCAATAGCCATTTCAAAGTGGAAAATGTTACTAGCAAAGTTAATTTAGATTTTTCTGATTATCCAAAGGATAGTGATTTCAAGTTAGATGGCGATACCAGTAAAGGAAAGGATGAGTTGCATAAATTTGAGAAGGTGCCAATTGGTAGTGGGATTGACATGTGTAATTTTGAGGACCCTTTGGATGTAAATCCTCCTGCATTGATCAGTTTAGGTGGCAATGCCAAATTGTCTGGGTATAATGATAGGATTCCCTGTAGCTTGTTGTCCAAAAGTCGTGACAATGTACCAGTAGTTAGTAGAGATGATGATGAAAACTCTTCTGGGTGTACTCACCCTATAAATACTGAAACCAAGTCCTTTAGGCCAAAGACTTGTATAGGTAAAAGAATGGCTTCTAACTTTCAGAAAGTTGCTGAAAAAACAAAGAATTATGCACTTTCTAACAATG ATGGAGATTGGAAGCGAACTTACCTCAGCAAGAGGAACTGCAATAAACACCAAAGTTCTCAGATGAATATTCCTTTCAAAAAGAGGAAGCTTTTTAATTATCGCTCTGTTGCAAACTCTAATGGATTGATCAGGAGAGGTGGCATTTATTATTCACCTGAGAATTGTATGAATCAGGATGGATGTGATTCACCACCTGGGATGCACAAAG tCCAAATCTTTCATGCAGACCCTGGAATGTCATCTTTGGAAGCATGCCAACATCAGACGTTACGAAGCATAGGTTCTCATG TGAATCTTAGGATCAAGTCATTTAGAGTGCCAGAGCTTTTTATAGAGGTTCCAGAAACTGCAACAATTGGGTCCTTGAAG AGGACAGTGATGGATGCAGTGACTGCTGTGCTTGGAGGTGAATTGCACATTGGTGTTTTTCTCCAGGGAAAACAAGTTAAGGATGACAGTAAAACTCTACTTCAAACTGGAATTTCTCATCATAACGAGTTGGATGCTTTGGGTTTCACCCTGGAGCCTAATTCTTCACAAAGCCTACCGATTGTATGTGCTTCACATTCTCCTCGTCCTAAAGCTGACATAACTGAGCCTGTAATAAG GTATCCCTCCAGTCCAGCTGTAATTCATCAGAGGATTCAAGGCAACTCTGACATGTTACCTGAGCATCAAGTAACCAGTTTAGGTAGACATTTTGAAAGTGACCATGATTCAGCACCTTCTCCTGTCAATGTGTCTGTTGacaaaaatatgaaagattccAAAGAACTGGTTACTGTTCCTGAAATGGATGAGGAACTAGCTATGGTACCTGTACACCAGAAGCCAAAGCGATCTGAGATCGTCCAGCGTCGAATACGCAGGCCTTTTTCTGTAGATGAAGTAGAAGCACTGGTTCAAGCAGTTGAAAAACTAGGAACTGGAAG gtGGCGTGATGTTAAGCTTTGTGCTTTTGATAATGCAAATCATCGGACATATGTGGATTTGAAG GATAAATGGAAAACACTGGTGCACACGGCAAGAATATCCCCTCAGCAAAGGAGGGGTGAACCTGTTCCCCAAGAACTTTTGGACAGGGTTCTAGTGGCCCACGCATATTGGTCCCAGCAACAGACTAAGTCACAGCACAAGCACCATCCAGAAACTGAAACTGTCTTCtccttttaa
- the LOC114376953 gene encoding oxysterol-binding protein-related protein 3C-like, with amino-acid sequence MGSPSKKNESKGFFAAVSSMFTSAVNRSVNGLSVEVINPEGGKEDSEEEAQRGRWKQEERDGYWKMMQKYIGSDVTSMVTLPVIIFEPMTMIQKIAELMEYSYLLDQADESEDPYMQLVYATSWAISVYFAYQRTWKPFNPILGETYEMVNHGGITFLAEQVSHHPPMSAAHAENEHFTYDVTSKLKTKFLGNSVDVYPVGRTRVTLKRDGVVLDLVPPPTKVNNLIFGRTWIDSPGEMIMTNLTTGDKAVLYFQPCGWFGAGRYEVDGYIYNSSEEPKILMTGKWNESMSYQPCDSEGEPLPNTELKEVWHVADVPQNDKFQYTHFAHKINSFDTAPKKLLASDSRLRPDRYALEMGDLSKSGAEKSSLEERQRAEKRSREEKGHSFTPRWFDLTEEVTPTPWGDLEIYQYNGKYTEHRAAADNSGSIDDVDVKSIEFNPWQYGNLVTE; translated from the exons ATGGGTAGCCCCTCGAAGAAGAACGAAAGTAAGGGGTTTTTCGCCGCCGTGTCTTCCATGTTCACCAGCGCTGTCAACCGATCGGTCAACGG GCTTAGTGTAGAAGTCATAAATCCAGAGGGAGGTAAAGAAGATTCGGAGGAGGAAGCTCAGAGAGGAAGATGGAAACAGGAg GAAAGAGATGGTTACTGGAAGATGATGCAGAAGTATATTGGCTCGGATGTAACATCAATGGTGACACTACCAGTTATTATATTTGAACCAATGACTATGATTCAGAAAATTGCTGAG TTGATGGAGTACTCCTACTTGTTAGATCAAGCAGATGAATCAGAGGATCCATACATGCAGTTAGTTTATGCAA CATCATGGGCCATATCGGTGTACTTTGCGTACCAACGAACCTGGAAGCCTTTTAATCCTATCCTTGGAGAGACTTATGAAATGGTTAACCATGGTGGAATTACATTTCTTGCTGAACAG gtGAGTCATCATCCCCCAATGAGTGCTGCGCATGCCGAGAATGAGCATTTTACATATGATGTGACTTCAAAGTTGAAAACTAAGTTTTTGGGAAATTCTGTTGATGTTTACCCTGTTGGAAG AACTCGTGTGACCCTTAAGAGAGATGGTGTTGTCTTAGATTTGGTGCCACCTCCTACAAAGGTTAACAACCTCATATTTGGCCGAACTTGGATTGATTCACCTGGGGAAATGATAATGACAAATTTGACAACTGGAGACAAAGCTGTACTATATTTTCAACCATGTGGATGGTTTGG TGCTGGTCGATATGAAGTGGATGGATATATTTATAATTCTTCCGAGGAGCCTAAAATATTAATGACAGGGAAGTGGAATGAGTCAATGAGTTATCAGCCCTGTGATTCAGAAGGAGAGCCTCTTCCAAACACAGAATTGAAAGAG GTTTGGCATGTTGCTGATGTTCCCCAGAATGACAAATTTCAGTATACACATTTTGCTCATAAAATAAACAGCTTTGACACTGCCCCTAAAAAGTTGTTGGCGTCAGATTCTCGTCTACGCCCAGATAGATATGCACTCGAGATGGGCGATCTGTCAAAATCTGGGGCAGAAAAGAGCAG TTTGGAGGAGAGGCAGCGTGCTGAAAAGAGAAGCCGAGAGGAGAAAGGGCATAGCTTCACACCAAGATGGTTTGATTTAACTGAAGAAGTGACACCAACTCCTTGGGGTGATTTGGAAATCTATCAATATAATGGTAAATACACTGAACATCGGGCTGCTGCAGATAACTCGGGAAGCattgatgatgttgatgttaaaTCAATTGAATTTAATCCATGGCAGTATGGTAATTTGGTCACGGAATGA
- the LOC114374788 gene encoding telomere repeat-binding protein 5-like isoform X2: protein MVLQKRLEYGFNGYQAPAMPRASRSTRRRAKFRRAEDNQKCAFDLLATVAGKLLQERENPTMSSDTSLEKDQCGFVKECQDANKPSKSEISDEGSCDNSGFSRLSSQTNKKNCGLKEFTHLAIDGDVGIASIVTSSSCLERFIAEKMVDSNSHFKVENVTSKVNLDFSDYPKDSDFKLDGDTSKGKDELHKFEKVPIGSGIDMCNFEDPLDVNPPALISLGGNAKLSGYNDRIPCSLLSKSRDNVPVVSRDDDENSSGCTHPINTETKSFRPKTCIGKRMASNFQKVAEKTKNYALSNNDGDWKRTYLSKRNCNKHQSSQMNIPFKKRKLFNYRSVANSNGLIRRGGIYYSPENCMNQDGCDSPPGMHKDPGMSSLEACQHQTLRSIGSHVNLRIKSFRVPELFIEVPETATIGSLKRTVMDAVTAVLGGELHIGVFLQGKQVKDDSKTLLQTGISHHNELDALGFTLEPNSSQSLPIVCASHSPRPKADITEPVIRYPSSPAVIHQRIQGNSDMLPEHQVTSLGRHFESDHDSAPSPVNVSVDKNMKDSKELVTVPEMDEELAMVPVHQKPKRSEIVQRRIRRPFSVDEVEALVQAVEKLGTGRWRDVKLCAFDNANHRTYVDLKDKWKTLVHTARISPQQRRGEPVPQELLDRVLVAHAYWSQQQTKSQHKHHPETETVFSF, encoded by the exons ATGGTATTGCAGAAAAGGTTAGAGTACGGATTTAATGGCTATCAGGCTCCGGCCATGCCGCGAGCTTCCCGATCAACTAGG AGGAGGGCTAAATTTCGAAGAGCAGAAGACAATCAAAAGTGTGCATTTGACTTATTGGCCACCGTAGCTGGTAAACTATTGCAAGAGAGAGAGAATCCAACCATGTCTAGTGATACATCATTAGAAAAGGATCAGTGTGGATTTGTCAAAGAGTGCCAAGATGCAAATAAaccatccaaatctgagatttCTGATGAAGGAAGTTGTGACAACAGTGGTTTCTCTCGTCTTTcttcacaaacaaacaaaaaaaattgcggTTTGAAAGAATTCACACATCTTGCAATTGATGGTGATGTAGGGATTGCTTCTATAGTGACAAGTTCTAGTTGCTTAGAGAGGTTCATTGCAGAGAAAATGGTGGATAGCAATAGCCATTTCAAAGTGGAAAATGTTACTAGCAAAGTTAATTTAGATTTTTCTGATTATCCAAAGGATAGTGATTTCAAGTTAGATGGCGATACCAGTAAAGGAAAGGATGAGTTGCATAAATTTGAGAAGGTGCCAATTGGTAGTGGGATTGACATGTGTAATTTTGAGGACCCTTTGGATGTAAATCCTCCTGCATTGATCAGTTTAGGTGGCAATGCCAAATTGTCTGGGTATAATGATAGGATTCCCTGTAGCTTGTTGTCCAAAAGTCGTGACAATGTACCAGTAGTTAGTAGAGATGATGATGAAAACTCTTCTGGGTGTACTCACCCTATAAATACTGAAACCAAGTCCTTTAGGCCAAAGACTTGTATAGGTAAAAGAATGGCTTCTAACTTTCAGAAAGTTGCTGAAAAAACAAAGAATTATGCACTTTCTAACAATG ATGGAGATTGGAAGCGAACTTACCTCAGCAAGAGGAACTGCAATAAACACCAAAGTTCTCAGATGAATATTCCTTTCAAAAAGAGGAAGCTTTTTAATTATCGCTCTGTTGCAAACTCTAATGGATTGATCAGGAGAGGTGGCATTTATTATTCACCTGAGAATTGTATGAATCAGGATGGATGTGATTCACCACCTGGGATGCACAAAG ACCCTGGAATGTCATCTTTGGAAGCATGCCAACATCAGACGTTACGAAGCATAGGTTCTCATG TGAATCTTAGGATCAAGTCATTTAGAGTGCCAGAGCTTTTTATAGAGGTTCCAGAAACTGCAACAATTGGGTCCTTGAAG AGGACAGTGATGGATGCAGTGACTGCTGTGCTTGGAGGTGAATTGCACATTGGTGTTTTTCTCCAGGGAAAACAAGTTAAGGATGACAGTAAAACTCTACTTCAAACTGGAATTTCTCATCATAACGAGTTGGATGCTTTGGGTTTCACCCTGGAGCCTAATTCTTCACAAAGCCTACCGATTGTATGTGCTTCACATTCTCCTCGTCCTAAAGCTGACATAACTGAGCCTGTAATAAG GTATCCCTCCAGTCCAGCTGTAATTCATCAGAGGATTCAAGGCAACTCTGACATGTTACCTGAGCATCAAGTAACCAGTTTAGGTAGACATTTTGAAAGTGACCATGATTCAGCACCTTCTCCTGTCAATGTGTCTGTTGacaaaaatatgaaagattccAAAGAACTGGTTACTGTTCCTGAAATGGATGAGGAACTAGCTATGGTACCTGTACACCAGAAGCCAAAGCGATCTGAGATCGTCCAGCGTCGAATACGCAGGCCTTTTTCTGTAGATGAAGTAGAAGCACTGGTTCAAGCAGTTGAAAAACTAGGAACTGGAAG gtGGCGTGATGTTAAGCTTTGTGCTTTTGATAATGCAAATCATCGGACATATGTGGATTTGAAG GATAAATGGAAAACACTGGTGCACACGGCAAGAATATCCCCTCAGCAAAGGAGGGGTGAACCTGTTCCCCAAGAACTTTTGGACAGGGTTCTAGTGGCCCACGCATATTGGTCCCAGCAACAGACTAAGTCACAGCACAAGCACCATCCAGAAACTGAAACTGTCTTCtccttttaa